The window tattgttattattgttattggtattgctattgttattgttattgttattgttattattattgttattgttattattattgttattattgttattattgttattgttattgttattattgttattattgttcgtataattgttattattattgctattattattgttattattgttactgttattgttcttatagtttttatttttattgttattgttattattgttattattgttattattgttattgtgattgttattgttactattgttattattgttattattattgttatcgttcttattattataattattgtaataattgttataaatattattgtcattgttattgttattattattattattattattattattgttattataattattgttattgttattgctaatattattattcttattgttattgttattgttattgttattattgttattattgttattattgttattattgttattgttattgttattattgttatccttattattattattgttattataggtattattgttattgttattgttagtgttattgttattattattgttattattgttattattattgttatttttatttatattgttattcttatttttattgttattattattgttattattattttattattattgttattattattatcataaagattattattattattattattattattattattattgttattgttattgttattgttattgttataattattaattttattgttattgttttttttattattattattgttattattattgttatcgttcttatcattatcataaatattattattattattattattgttattattaatattattattattattattattattgttattgttagtgttattgttactattgttgttattgtcattattgttgttatagttattattgttattattgtaattattgttattgtatttattgttattgtcattgtaattattattgttattgttattattgttattatagtttctattgttattgttattgtagcgttattattattattgttattgttattgttatttttattattattattattattattattgttattgttattgttattattattgttattataattattgttattttttttgctactattattattctaatagttaatgtcactgttattggtattattgttaatcttattgttattgttattattgttattgttattgttattttcattattgatattgttattattattgttatcgttcttatcattataattattgtaattattgtcattactattattgtcattgttattgttattattattattattattattgttattgttattattattgttattataattattgttattgttattgctattattattattcttatagttattgtcattgttattggtattattgtcattgttactgttattgttattattattattgttaatgttagtgttatttttattattgttattattattattgtgattgttattgttactattgttattattgttattattatttttatcgttcttattattataattattgttattattattattattgttattattgttactatttttgttattgttattattgttgttattgttattattgttgttatagttattattgttattattcttattattgttaatgttattattattgttattgttattattgttattgttattaatatttttattgtaattgttattgttattgatattgttgttattattattattattattattgttattattgttattattgttattattgtagatattgttattattattattgttattgttgttattatatttattgttattgttattgtaaatattattgttattgttattattattattgtttttgctattgttattgttattgttattgttattattattgttattgttattatttttgttattattgttattattgttattattgttattattgttattgttattgttattattgttattattgttcgtataattgttattattattgctattattattgttattattgttactgttattgttcttattgtttttattgttattgttattgttattattgttattattgttattattgttattgtgatttttgttgttactactgttcttatttttattattattgttatcgttcttattattataataaatgtaattattgttattattattattttcattgttatagttattattattattaatattattattgttattgttattaaaattgttattattattattattattattattgttattattattatcataaatattattattattattattgttattattaatattattattattattattattattgttattgttagtgttattgctattattcttgttattgtcattattgttgttatagttattattgttattattgttattattgttattatatttattgttattttcattgtaattattattgttattgttattattattgttattattgttattattgttattattgttattattgttatttttattgttattattgttattattgttattatttttgttatttttatttttattgtcattagtattgttattgttattattattgttgttattataatcattaatattattattattaatattattataatta of the Vespa crabro chromosome 4, iyVesCrab1.2, whole genome shotgun sequence genome contains:
- the LOC124423510 gene encoding uncharacterized protein DDB_G0287625-like — protein: NNNNNSNNNNNYTNNNNNNNNNNNNNNNNNNNNNNNKNNNNNNNNNNNNNNNNSKNNNNNNNNNNIYNNNNNKYNNNNNNNNNNNIYNNNNNNNNNNNNNNNNNNNINNNNNYNKNINNNNNNNNNNNNNINNNKNNNNNNYNNNNNNNNNNNNNKNSNNNNNNNNNNNNYNNKNDKNNNNNNNNSNN